The following nucleotide sequence is from candidate division WOR-3 bacterium.
TTAAGTTTATATGCTTTCAAATATGCTTTGTCTGCCCATTCTCGTTGAGAGAAAAGTTCAAAGTAATAAGCCATCCACATAAATTCGTAATAGGGGATAGCAGGGTAATCCCTAGAGAATATTGCCTCCCATACATTTATTGCTTCTTCGCTTCTTCCTTGTGCCCATAAAGCCTGTCCTAAAAAGAAGAGATACCAGGGCTGAGTAGGATCCTCTTCGATGGCTTTTCTAAGAGCTACCTCCAGTTCCTTAAAATCACATGGTAGCTCTTTTTTTATTTCCTTTGCAGGAGCCAATCTAAATTTTGGTTTAGGAAACAAATGAGGATTTGATATTTCGTATGTAAAATTCGATGACAGATATGATCCACTCCAAACGCCGTATAATCGAAGAAGAGCTATCCCATAAAAAATGGGACGATCAAATTTACCATGGGTAAAAGAAACGGTAAAATAACTACCGCTTTTAGGATAATAGGAATAGGTAATGTAGATACAATCATCTTTGTAAGTAAGATTTTTTATATAGCCAGGGATTCTGTGTCGTTCTATTACTCTTCCTGTATCTGGATCAAGAGCAAGTAAATAGCCCGAATCTGTTTCTTTATTTGCTCTTTTAAATGTTTCTTTTATATAAAGTTTACCATCATAAAAGATTGCCTTTTGAGTTGTATGGTGCTTCCCGGTTTCCGCAGCTTTTTTATATGCTGAAAGCGCATCTATATATCTTCCTTCCCCCATAAACAAATCTCCTAAGACTGCATAGCTCTGAGCGTCTCGGGGATCAAGGGAAACAGACTCATTTAATGCCATAATTGCTTCATCTTTTTTATTGAGCCTTAACAATGCCAAGGCTTTATATCGAAGGGTCTCTGAGGTCTTGGATGCCTGAGAAAAAAGGGACAAGGCTTCCTTAGCATTATCTTCTATATAGAGTTTGCGTATCCCTGCCATAAGAAGAACCATATCACTAATACCTTTGGCGGTTATTTTCCTTAGTTCTATCTGATTGGGTATTTCAGATTTGATAACCACTGCCTGGGCAGCTATTTTTTCTTCTGAAGGAAAAGATAAATCTAAGAGCCTGCCTTTTAGCAGTTCAAGTTCTTCTTCCTTTTCCTCTTTCAATTGTTTTTTTTCAGGAATAATTGTGAAGTAAGGTTGAATTTCTGTTTCACTTCTTACTGAATATGTCTCACCCCAAATAACTAAACCAGCACCAAGTGACTCCCCTAATGCCTGGGCTTCATCGTGATTATGAACTGGTATTTTTATTTTTTCTGTTCCAATGACTTTTATATCTTCTTTTTTAAGTTCTTCTTTAATGACTTTTTCTAAAAGCGCTGCCATTAGTTTCCCTTCTTTAGCGGAATCCTCATCCGGTCCATAAAAAGGAGCAATCGCTATTATAAACTCCTTTTTCTCATAATCGGTAAGAGGTGTTTCTTTATGCTTAGTTAAGAATGGTTTGGCTATAAAGAACGACAGAATAATTAAAAGTATTAGACTTACCGCAATAATAGCTTGTTTAGGTTGATATGCCTTTCTAATTGTTAAATGAAAGTTTTTTAGAATTGATAATTTCTCTGTATCTCTTACTAAAATAGTATCTATCTCTTTAATAATTTCATTGTAGGATGAGGGGCGCTTATTCATATCTTTTTGGGTCATCTTTTCTAAAAGTCGACAAACGCCATCAGGGATGTAAGGTAGGGTCTCTTTAACTGAGGGAAGTGGCTCATGCAAATGTTTATCAACGATTGAAAATGGAGTATTCCCTTCAAATGGTGGCTTACCTGTTAACATTTCGTAGAACATAATCCCCACCGAATAAATATCACTTCGGAAGTCTGTCTGCTTTCCCTGTGCCTGTTCAGGAGATACATAATACGGTGTTCCTAAAATGTACCCCGAAGGCGTTAAAGTAATACCTCCTTCCATTTTTAATGGCTTCGCTAGTCCAAAATCTGTTATATGAATTTGATTCTTTTTATCTATTAGGATATTAGAGGGTTTTATATCTCTATGAACTATACCCCTTTCCCATACTGCTTCCAAAGCTGAAATTACTTGTCTTAAAATTTTAAGCGCGTCTTCTAATGAGAGTTTTCCGAGAGTTTTTATTTTTTTAGAAAGGGGCTCGCCATCTATATACTCCATAACAATATATGTCCTTTTTTCACTTTCTCCGAAATTATACACTCGGACAATATTAGGATGTTCAATGCTTGCCATTGCTTGGGCTTCACGCAAAAATCGAGCTTTAGCTTCTCTGTCCTGGACTGTTTTTTCAGATAATATTTTAATAGCAACAAGACGTCCGAGAAGTTCATCCCGTGCCAAATATACCTTTCCCATACCTCCTTCACCTATAAATTGCAAAACTTTATAACCAGGGATTTTTGGAAATTCAGGTGTAGCAATGTTCACAGTTTTAGT
It contains:
- a CDS encoding protein kinase — protein: MIGKSVCLECGKPLPEGMKECPYCSTKTVNIATPEFPKIPGYKVLQFIGEGGMGKVYLARDELLGRLVAIKILSEKTVQDREAKARFLREAQAMASIEHPNIVRVYNFGESEKRTYIVMEYIDGEPLSKKIKTLGKLSLEDALKILRQVISALEAVWERGIVHRDIKPSNILIDKKNQIHITDFGLAKPLKMEGGITLTPSGYILGTPYYVSPEQAQGKQTDFRSDIYSVGIMFYEMLTGKPPFEGNTPFSIVDKHLHEPLPSVKETLPYIPDGVCRLLEKMTQKDMNKRPSSYNEIIKEIDTILVRDTEKLSILKNFHLTIRKAYQPKQAIIAVSLILLIILSFFIAKPFLTKHKETPLTDYEKKEFIIAIAPFYGPDEDSAKEGKLMAALLEKVIKEELKKEDIKVIGTEKIKIPVHNHDEAQALGESLGAGLVIWGETYSVRSETEIQPYFTIIPEKKQLKEEKEEELELLKGRLLDLSFPSEEKIAAQAVVIKSEIPNQIELRKITAKGISDMVLLMAGIRKLYIEDNAKEALSLFSQASKTSETLRYKALALLRLNKKDEAIMALNESVSLDPRDAQSYAVLGDLFMGEGRYIDALSAYKKAAETGKHHTTQKAIFYDGKLYIKETFKRANKETDSGYLLALDPDTGRVIERHRIPGYIKNLTYKDDCIYITYSYYPKSGSYFTVSFTHGKFDRPIFYGIALLRLYGVWSGSYLSSNFTYEISNPHLFPKPKFRLAPAKEIKKELPCDFKELEVALRKAIEEDPTQPWYLFFLGQALWAQGRSEEAINVWEAIFSRDYPAIPYYEFMWMAYYFELFSQREWADKAYLKAYKLKKILPSLDYSTFLERGLTGFRRIFSHLNQKPNNDANKERIYLWLNRMRELTGICIEGDDLIAILWEQYFLNHGEVSRAKNESKYLAKAKMHPFNLIKSLTLLNYSILLSVTTLISFFVMIIIVITKSIKICFYKRTQAKSSGLGSPALSRIIKLLSLFFLLAMLPIIFSLIRDFDYIKYHWSILIIIVGLAIISLFVFFLYRKGISLSNIFKNISSKERNAILLASIFAISALFLAIFSYFHFENLFYISYPSHGTDNIGSDLSVYETEKMLKGRDSKEKIYVLAVINHIAGNKERSFSLYQSLKDVHRAEKNLEALKKNIFIPPYSLTSADLYKAFSPLLIRIALKKTWQNIYFKAFLLFFVILFLIFTFIPPDKSIIIETKPKRKLAISKFIFSFIPGVYDISNGAPLRGYVALLLFVFVTIALIVFNSFLATGRFTFLIDYSWETYKIYFPPEVLHSIETKTLPLYYYWKILKIYPYINILFLALILAFLISLTLHVSLIPKIWRIQKSEVIKV